A single region of the Streptomyces sp. NBC_01381 genome encodes:
- the egtA gene encoding ergothioneine biosynthesis glutamate--cysteine ligase EgtA: protein MPEGDCTTYRAKYGTAVSEAEAEALVSGICFKTGPPRATGVELEWLIHEPHRLRTPVSTARLEAAYAALRALPLNSQITVEPGGQLELSSLPAASLMECVSAVSADLSVVRDRLESLNLALTGIGADPWRPPHRILHRPRYDAMECYLDRAGPAGRRMMCSTASVQICLDAGHEEPGPLGYGRRWRFAHLLGAVLVAAFANSPLQDGRATGWRSTRQAVWAAIDPGTSAAPPMDAEPRAAWTRHALDAPVMFVRAQRDDVDWAVPEGLTFRAWARSGTPRPPTREDLDHHLTTLFPPVRPRGHLELRMVDAQPGDDGWIVPLAVTSALFDDPQAAETAYRTVKPLAERACPPGAPAAPRSPLYLDAARHGLADPELREAAAACFAAAVDALPRMGASTAVRDAVAAYTERYVARGRCPADDVLDRHRAQTHDRDHEPVPENEHEKGSLR from the coding sequence ATGCCCGAGGGCGACTGTACGACGTACCGCGCGAAGTACGGCACCGCGGTATCCGAGGCCGAGGCGGAGGCGCTGGTCAGCGGCATCTGCTTCAAGACCGGACCACCTCGCGCCACCGGTGTCGAACTGGAATGGCTGATCCACGAGCCGCACCGGCTCCGAACGCCCGTGTCCACCGCCCGCCTCGAAGCGGCCTACGCCGCACTGCGGGCCCTGCCCCTGAACTCCCAGATCACCGTCGAACCAGGTGGCCAGCTAGAGCTCAGCTCGCTCCCCGCCGCCTCGCTCATGGAGTGCGTATCGGCCGTGTCGGCCGATCTGTCCGTCGTACGCGACCGACTGGAATCCCTGAATCTGGCCCTCACCGGCATCGGCGCCGATCCATGGCGCCCGCCTCACCGCATCCTGCACCGTCCGCGCTATGACGCCATGGAGTGCTATCTCGACCGCGCGGGCCCCGCTGGGCGGCGCATGATGTGCTCCACCGCGTCCGTGCAGATCTGCCTGGACGCGGGGCACGAGGAGCCGGGACCGCTCGGCTACGGGCGGCGCTGGCGGTTCGCGCATCTCCTTGGCGCCGTACTCGTCGCCGCGTTCGCCAACTCGCCGCTCCAGGACGGCCGTGCCACCGGCTGGCGGTCCACCCGGCAGGCCGTGTGGGCCGCCATCGACCCGGGGACGTCCGCCGCGCCGCCGATGGACGCGGAGCCGCGGGCGGCCTGGACACGGCACGCCCTGGACGCGCCGGTGATGTTCGTCAGGGCGCAGCGGGACGACGTCGACTGGGCCGTCCCGGAAGGGCTGACCTTCCGCGCCTGGGCGCGTTCGGGCACACCGCGCCCGCCCACTCGTGAAGACCTCGACCACCACCTGACCACCCTCTTCCCGCCCGTACGCCCCCGCGGCCACCTGGAGCTGCGGATGGTGGACGCCCAGCCGGGCGATGACGGCTGGATCGTGCCGCTCGCCGTGACGAGCGCGCTGTTCGACGATCCGCAGGCCGCCGAGACCGCGTACCGCACGGTCAAGCCGCTGGCCGAGCGCGCCTGCCCGCCCGGTGCCCCCGCGGCGCCGCGCAGCCCGCTGTATCTGGACGCCGCCCGGCATGGGCTCGCCGATCCCGAGCTGCGCGAGGCCGCGGCGGCCTGTTTCGCCGCCGCCGTCGACGCGCTGCCCCGGATGGGCGCCAGCACGGCGGTGCGGGACGCGGTGGCCGCGTACACCGAGCGTTATGTCGCCCGGGGCCGCTGCCCGGCCGACGACGTGCTCGACCGGCACCGTGCGCAGACACACGACCGTGACCATGAGCCCGTTCCCGAGAACGAGCACGAGAAGGGCAGCCTCCGATGA
- a CDS encoding TIGR02452 family protein, with the protein MSARLRGIAQQTEEIVAAGRYVSAGGRDVVIAHAVDAARSGTRMFGPAAVRVTLPEPSSTVVEVTAESSLEAAHRLATREDTPVAVLNFSSARNPGGGYLNGAQAQEEALCRASALYTCVRSAREFYDYHRAHRDPFYSDRVIHSPAVPVFRDDRGRLLDEAYTVGFLTSAAPNAGVVGRQTPERAGQLPDALLGRAERVLETALACGYRRLVLGAWGCGVFQNDPVDVADAFRVQLDEGGWFHGAFEHIVFGVLDRTRGAVTRSAFERAFADMADQRRP; encoded by the coding sequence ATGAGTGCCCGCCTGCGCGGGATCGCGCAGCAGACCGAGGAGATCGTCGCGGCGGGCCGGTATGTCTCTGCCGGTGGCCGCGACGTGGTGATCGCGCATGCGGTGGACGCCGCGCGCTCCGGCACGCGGATGTTCGGACCCGCCGCGGTGCGCGTGACGCTGCCCGAGCCGAGCTCCACGGTAGTCGAGGTCACAGCGGAGAGCAGCTTGGAGGCGGCGCACAGGCTCGCCACCAGGGAAGACACCCCGGTGGCCGTCCTGAACTTCTCCTCCGCGCGCAATCCCGGCGGCGGCTATCTGAACGGGGCCCAGGCCCAGGAGGAGGCGCTGTGCCGCGCCTCCGCGCTGTACACGTGCGTGCGGTCGGCCCGGGAGTTCTACGACTACCACCGGGCCCACCGCGACCCGTTCTACAGCGACCGCGTCATCCACTCCCCGGCCGTCCCGGTCTTCCGCGACGACCGCGGACGGCTGCTCGACGAGGCGTACACCGTGGGCTTCCTGACGTCGGCGGCGCCGAACGCGGGAGTCGTCGGACGGCAGACACCTGAGCGTGCGGGGCAGCTGCCCGACGCCCTGCTCGGCCGCGCCGAGCGGGTCCTGGAGACCGCGCTGGCCTGCGGCTACCGGCGGCTTGTGCTCGGCGCGTGGGGCTGCGGGGTCTTCCAGAACGACCCGGTGGACGTGGCGGACGCCTTCCGCGTCCAGCTCGACGAGGGCGGCTGGTTCCACGGGGCCTTCGAGCACATCGTCTTCGGGGTGCTCGACCGCACGCGCGGCGCGGTGACGCGGTCCGCCTTCGAGCGGGCGTTCGCGGACATGGCGGATCAGCGCCGGCCGTAG
- a CDS encoding type II toxin-antitoxin system PemK/MazF family toxin has translation MSANPGRTGRTATTEVEPAEVGRVQATYAPAHDGDPDPGEIVWTWVPYEENDGRGKDRPVLVVAREDRGTLLAVQLSSKRHGGDRGGVSPARAKPRAWGRVPIGSGPWDRTGRDSWVDIDRVLRVHEKGMRREACAIDRMRFNLVVRRLQERYGWR, from the coding sequence ATGTCCGCGAACCCGGGCCGCACGGGCCGCACCGCGACCACCGAGGTCGAGCCCGCCGAGGTGGGGCGGGTGCAGGCGACGTACGCGCCGGCCCATGACGGCGACCCCGACCCCGGCGAGATCGTGTGGACGTGGGTCCCCTACGAGGAGAACGACGGGCGCGGCAAGGATCGCCCCGTCCTCGTCGTCGCCCGCGAGGACCGGGGCACGCTGCTCGCCGTGCAGCTTTCCAGCAAGCGGCATGGCGGCGACCGGGGTGGGGTCTCCCCTGCTCGAGCGAAGCCGAGAGCTTGGGGAAGGGTGCCGATCGGCAGCGGGCCGTGGGACCGTACGGGCCGCGATTCCTGGGTCGACATCGACCGGGTGCTCCGGGTGCACGAGAAGGGCATGCGTCGCGAGGCGTGCGCCATCGACCGGATGCGGTTCAACCTGGTCGTGCGGCGGCTCCAGGAGCGGTACGGCTGGCGCTGA
- a CDS encoding glycosyl hydrolase family 18 protein, whose amino-acid sequence MAPPRHLHRARLIAVLALCGTALAATVPPPPAPAAPIAPPPRTVSAWLPYWEQEVAYQDALRHAAQLHTVSPFWYRTQPAGDVVGYTGAGERRVIDGLHKAGIKVVPTVMERMERGELASVVTDKNRRARHIDALLRVVRSRSYDGLDLDYESIAATGDADYRKVGSGYATLVTDLCARLHALSKQCVVTVSPKTRISGRVWDYRRLGAAADRLRIMAYDQHWAEGSPGPLSSPAWYEEILRRATAEVPARKLEMGLPGYGWDWGVGSGDRARHVTWKEAEALRRRVGAPYRLDPASSTPHFTYDDGDERRTVWYQDARGTAAHLPVLRKYGVRHTVLWALGFEDPALWPTLAKG is encoded by the coding sequence ATGGCGCCACCTCGACACCTCCACCGCGCGCGGCTCATCGCCGTCCTCGCCCTGTGCGGCACGGCACTTGCCGCGACGGTCCCGCCACCGCCCGCCCCCGCCGCCCCCATCGCGCCCCCGCCGCGCACCGTCTCCGCGTGGCTGCCCTACTGGGAGCAGGAAGTCGCGTACCAGGACGCCTTGCGCCACGCCGCCCAACTGCACACCGTCAGCCCCTTCTGGTACCGCACACAGCCGGCCGGGGACGTGGTGGGCTACACCGGCGCGGGGGAGCGCCGCGTCATCGACGGACTCCACAAGGCGGGCATCAAGGTCGTGCCGACCGTCATGGAGAGGATGGAGCGCGGCGAGCTCGCCTCCGTCGTCACCGACAAGAACCGCCGCGCGCGGCACATCGACGCGCTGCTCCGTGTCGTCCGCAGCCGCTCGTACGACGGGCTCGACCTGGACTACGAGAGCATCGCGGCCACCGGGGACGCCGACTACAGGAAGGTGGGTTCCGGGTACGCGACGCTGGTCACCGACCTGTGCGCCCGGCTGCACGCCTTGAGCAAGCAGTGCGTGGTCACCGTCTCGCCCAAGACACGGATCAGCGGCCGCGTCTGGGACTACCGCCGACTGGGCGCCGCCGCCGACCGGTTGCGCATCATGGCGTACGACCAGCACTGGGCGGAGGGATCGCCCGGACCGCTCTCCTCGCCCGCCTGGTACGAGGAGATCCTGCGCCGCGCCACCGCCGAAGTCCCCGCCCGCAAGCTGGAGATGGGCCTGCCCGGCTACGGCTGGGACTGGGGCGTGGGCAGCGGCGACCGAGCCCGGCACGTCACCTGGAAAGAGGCGGAGGCCCTGCGCCGCAGGGTCGGCGCGCCCTACCGCCTCGATCCCGCGTCGAGCACGCCGCACTTCACGTACGACGACGGTGACGAGCGCCGCACCGTCTGGTACCAGGACGCGCGCGGCACGGCCGCCCATCTGCCGGTCCTGCGGAAGTACGGCGTACGCCACACCGTCCTGTGGGCCCTCGGCTTCGAGGACCCGGCGCTGTGGCCCACGCTGGCGAAGGGTTAG
- a CDS encoding amidase, which yields MTADRADGLERTARALAAGEVTSRALTERTLARIEASQPVLNAFKLVRAEAALAEADAADRELAAGGPGLPPLLGVPLAVKDDTDIAGEPTAFGCRGDFPPKKEDAESVRRLRAAGAVIVGKTNTCELGQWPFTEGPGFGDTRNPWHTGHTPGGSSGGSAAAVAAGLVPAALGSDGAGSVRIPAAWTHLVGIKPQRGRISTWPWPEAFNGITVNGPLARTVADAALLLDAASGNHEGDLHKPPAISAVDAATREPGRLRIALSLRMPFTATPKRLDPVVRRKVIVLADRLAALGHDVEEADPRYGQIGLDFVPRATAGITDWVREVPDPRLLDPRTKEAARLGRLLGGAPLRLARRAEAALHRRVGAVFSTYDVVITPTTATPPPRIGTLAKLSGWRTDQAMIAACPYAWTWNVLGWPGVNVPAGRVGDGLPVGAQLLGPAGSEPLLISLAAQLEADQRWYEQWPAVAETAA from the coding sequence ATGACTGCCGACCGTGCCGACGGCCTGGAGCGGACCGCCCGTGCGCTGGCCGCCGGAGAAGTGACCTCGCGTGCGCTGACCGAGCGGACGCTGGCCCGGATCGAGGCGTCCCAGCCGGTGCTCAACGCCTTCAAGCTGGTCCGCGCCGAGGCCGCGCTGGCCGAAGCGGACGCCGCCGACCGGGAGTTGGCGGCGGGCGGTCCCGGTCTTCCGCCGCTCCTCGGCGTGCCGCTCGCCGTGAAGGACGACACCGACATCGCGGGTGAGCCGACCGCGTTCGGCTGCCGCGGTGACTTCCCTCCGAAGAAGGAGGACGCGGAGTCGGTGCGCCGACTGCGGGCGGCCGGCGCGGTGATCGTAGGCAAGACCAACACCTGCGAGCTGGGCCAGTGGCCGTTCACCGAAGGGCCCGGCTTCGGCGACACCCGCAATCCCTGGCACACCGGCCACACCCCCGGCGGGTCGTCGGGCGGTTCGGCGGCCGCGGTCGCCGCCGGGCTCGTCCCTGCCGCGCTCGGCTCGGACGGGGCGGGCTCGGTGCGCATCCCGGCCGCCTGGACGCACCTCGTGGGGATCAAACCGCAGCGCGGCCGGATCTCGACCTGGCCGTGGCCGGAGGCCTTCAACGGAATCACCGTCAACGGCCCGCTCGCCAGGACCGTCGCCGACGCGGCGCTGCTCTTGGATGCGGCGAGCGGCAACCACGAGGGCGACCTGCACAAGCCGCCCGCCATCAGCGCCGTCGATGCGGCCACGCGTGAGCCGGGCCGCCTGCGGATCGCGCTCTCGCTGCGCATGCCGTTCACCGCGACGCCCAAGCGGCTCGATCCGGTGGTGCGGCGCAAGGTCATCGTCCTCGCGGACCGGCTGGCCGCGCTCGGGCACGACGTCGAGGAGGCCGACCCGCGCTACGGACAGATCGGCCTCGACTTCGTGCCGCGCGCCACGGCGGGCATCACCGACTGGGTCCGCGAGGTCCCCGACCCCCGGCTGCTCGACCCGCGCACCAAGGAGGCCGCCCGCCTCGGCCGCCTGCTCGGCGGTGCGCCGCTGCGCCTCGCCCGGCGCGCCGAGGCCGCCCTGCACCGCCGCGTCGGCGCGGTCTTCTCGACGTACGACGTGGTCATCACACCCACCACCGCCACTCCCCCGCCCCGCATCGGCACCCTGGCGAAGCTGAGCGGTTGGCGCACCGACCAGGCGATGATCGCCGCCTGCCCCTACGCCTGGACGTGGAACGTCCTGGGCTGGCCGGGCGTCAACGTGCCCGCCGGGCGGGTGGGCGACGGGCTTCCGGTGGGCGCGCAGCTGCTCGGCCCGGCGGGCAGCGAGCCGCTTCTGATCTCGCTGGCCGCGCAGTTGGAGGCGGACCAGCGCTGGTACGAGCAGTGGCCGGCCGTGGCCGAGACGGCGGCCTAA
- a CDS encoding LacI family DNA-binding transcriptional regulator, with protein sequence MVQIPNQQPTQQPTQQSVPNSVPNSASTSVPSSVPTSADVARLAGVSRATVSYVLNNTSAVRISEPTRRRVHAAAKELGYVPHAAARSLRAGHTRVVLMPTPQIPAGPLFSEFFNELQWALSRFDYTVVQYGSLGLTGEDAARAWAELRPVAVLAPDASALGARGVSVLKRSGAKAVFTLGPQRAEGAHALLMDQRLVGRCAATHLLERGSRHIGVVVPEERGLEPFSRPRVEGIRRALHGTDATLTELPLAYTEDAAARLAAGWRELGIDGVFTYNDEYAMLLMRALQDEGVAVPDETALIGSDDLMLGRLLRPRLSTVRIELPSGQKLAELVDRVVRDPGMEPEVHDVLGATAVHRESS encoded by the coding sequence ATGGTGCAGATACCTAATCAGCAGCCCACGCAGCAGCCCACGCAGCAATCCGTGCCGAACTCGGTGCCGAACTCGGCGTCGACCTCAGTGCCGAGCTCCGTGCCGACAAGCGCCGACGTCGCGCGTCTTGCGGGAGTCTCGCGCGCGACCGTCTCGTACGTCCTCAACAACACCAGCGCCGTCCGCATCAGCGAACCCACCCGCCGCCGCGTCCACGCGGCCGCCAAGGAACTGGGATACGTCCCGCACGCCGCGGCCCGCAGCCTGCGCGCGGGGCACACCCGAGTCGTCCTGATGCCGACGCCGCAGATCCCGGCGGGCCCGCTGTTCAGCGAGTTCTTCAACGAACTGCAGTGGGCGCTCAGCCGATTCGACTACACCGTCGTGCAGTACGGCAGCCTCGGCCTGACCGGCGAGGACGCGGCCCGCGCCTGGGCGGAGCTGCGCCCCGTCGCGGTCCTCGCGCCCGACGCGTCGGCGCTCGGGGCGCGCGGTGTGAGCGTCCTGAAGCGGTCGGGCGCCAAGGCCGTCTTCACGCTCGGCCCGCAGCGCGCCGAGGGCGCGCACGCCCTGCTCATGGACCAGCGCCTGGTGGGCAGGTGCGCCGCCACGCACCTCCTGGAGCGCGGCAGCCGGCACATCGGCGTCGTGGTCCCCGAGGAGCGGGGCCTCGAACCCTTCTCACGGCCGCGCGTCGAAGGCATCCGCCGCGCGCTGCACGGCACGGACGCCACGCTCACCGAGCTGCCCCTCGCCTACACGGAGGATGCGGCGGCCCGGCTCGCGGCGGGCTGGCGCGAGCTGGGGATCGACGGAGTGTTCACGTACAACGACGAGTACGCGATGCTGCTGATGCGGGCGCTCCAGGACGAGGGGGTCGCCGTGCCCGACGAGACGGCGCTCATCGGCTCCGACGACCTGATGCTCGGCAGGCTCCTGCGGCCCCGGCTCAGCACGGTCCGCATCGAGCTGCCGTCAGGACAGAAACTCGCGGAGCTGGTCGACCGGGTCGTGCGTGACCCCGGCATGGAACCCGAGGTGCACGACGTGCTCGGCGCGACGGCAGTGCACCGCGAGTCCAGCTGA
- the trxA gene encoding thioredoxin, whose amino-acid sequence MSSTTVELTKENFDQMVTDNEFVLIDFWASWCGPCRSFAPVYEKAAEANPDLVFGKVDTEAQPELAQAFGIQSIPTLMIVRDQVAVFAQPGALPEAALVDVIGQARKLDMDEVRKSVAEEQAKGQEQ is encoded by the coding sequence ATGAGCAGCACGACTGTGGAGCTCACCAAGGAGAACTTCGACCAGATGGTCACGGACAACGAATTTGTCCTGATCGACTTCTGGGCGTCCTGGTGCGGTCCGTGCCGGTCGTTCGCGCCCGTCTACGAGAAGGCCGCCGAGGCCAACCCCGACCTGGTCTTCGGGAAGGTCGACACGGAGGCACAGCCCGAGCTTGCGCAGGCCTTCGGCATCCAGTCGATTCCCACGCTGATGATCGTCCGTGACCAGGTGGCCGTGTTCGCGCAGCCCGGCGCGCTCCCCGAGGCGGCCCTTGTGGACGTCATCGGGCAGGCCAGGAAGCTGGACATGGACGAGGTCCGCAAGTCCGTCGCCGAGGAGCAGGCAAAGGGGCAAGAGCAGTGA
- a CDS encoding NAD(P)/FAD-dependent oxidoreductase, with amino-acid sequence MTESKAYDVVVLGAGPVGENVADRVRAAGLSVAVVESELVGGECSYWACMPSKALLRPVIARSDARKVPGLRQSVQGPLDAAAVLAHRDDYASHWKDDGQVGWLDGIGVDLYRGHGRISGTRQVTVTDPDGPHETLTARHAVAICAGTRAALPDLPGLADVKPWTSREATSADHVPGRLAVVGGGVVAVEMATAWQALGAQVTMLVRGEGLLPRMEPFAGELVTKALTEAGAQIRTGVSVTAVRRENGTVTATLSDGGTVEADEILFATGRAPRTDDLGLETIGLEPGSWLPVDESLRVQGSDWLYAVGDANHRALLTHQGKYQARIAGAAITARAQGVPLLETDRWGAHSATADHAAVPQVVFTDPEAASAGLTLAEAESAGHRVRAVDYDIAGVAGAGLYADGYEGRARMIVDLDREILLGVTFVGPGVGELIHSATIAIAGEVPIDRLWHAVPAYPTVSEVWLRLLETYRG; translated from the coding sequence ATGACGGAATCGAAGGCGTACGACGTAGTGGTCCTGGGCGCTGGTCCCGTGGGGGAGAACGTCGCGGACCGGGTCCGTGCCGCGGGTCTGAGCGTGGCGGTGGTGGAGAGCGAACTCGTCGGGGGCGAATGCTCGTACTGGGCCTGCATGCCGAGCAAGGCGCTGCTGCGGCCCGTGATCGCCCGCTCGGACGCGCGCAAGGTGCCGGGGCTGCGGCAATCGGTGCAGGGTCCGCTGGACGCGGCGGCGGTCCTCGCGCACCGGGACGACTACGCATCCCACTGGAAGGACGACGGCCAGGTCGGCTGGCTCGACGGCATCGGAGTGGACCTCTACCGCGGCCACGGCCGTATCTCCGGCACCCGCCAGGTGACCGTCACGGACCCCGACGGGCCCCACGAGACGCTCACCGCGCGCCACGCCGTAGCGATCTGCGCCGGCACCCGCGCAGCCCTGCCCGACCTGCCGGGGCTCGCCGATGTGAAGCCCTGGACGAGCCGCGAGGCCACCAGCGCCGACCATGTGCCCGGCCGGCTCGCGGTGGTCGGCGGAGGTGTGGTCGCCGTCGAGATGGCCACGGCCTGGCAGGCACTCGGCGCGCAGGTCACGATGCTCGTACGGGGCGAAGGGCTGCTGCCGCGCATGGAGCCGTTCGCCGGGGAGCTGGTCACCAAGGCGCTCACGGAGGCGGGCGCGCAGATCCGCACCGGTGTCTCCGTCACGGCCGTGCGGCGCGAGAACGGCACGGTCACGGCGACCCTCTCCGACGGCGGCACGGTCGAGGCCGACGAGATCCTCTTCGCCACGGGCCGCGCCCCGCGCACCGATGACCTGGGCCTGGAGACGATCGGCCTGGAGCCGGGCTCATGGCTGCCGGTCGACGAGAGCCTGCGCGTGCAGGGCAGCGACTGGCTCTACGCGGTGGGCGACGCCAACCACCGTGCGCTCCTCACCCACCAGGGCAAGTACCAGGCGCGCATCGCGGGCGCCGCGATCACCGCCCGCGCGCAGGGCGTCCCCCTCCTGGAGACCGACCGCTGGGGCGCCCACTCCGCGACCGCCGACCACGCGGCCGTCCCGCAGGTGGTCTTCACCGACCCCGAGGCGGCGTCGGCGGGCCTCACCCTCGCGGAGGCGGAGTCCGCGGGCCACCGCGTGCGCGCCGTCGACTACGACATCGCGGGGGTGGCGGGCGCAGGCCTCTACGCGGACGGCTACGAGGGCCGCGCCCGCATGATCGTCGACCTGGACCGCGAGATCCTGCTGGGCGTCACGTTCGTGGGCCCCGGCGTCGGCGAGCTCATCCATTCGGCGACGATCGCGATCGCGGGCGAGGTCCCGATCGACCGCCTGTGGCATGCGGTTCCGGCGTATCCGACGGTCAGTGAGGTGTGGCTGCGGTTGTTGGAGACCTATCGCGGGTGA
- a CDS encoding electron transfer flavoprotein subunit alpha/FixB family protein → MAEVLVYVDHVDGAVRKPTLELLTLARRIGEPVALALGNGAAETAAVLAEHGAVKVLTADAPEFADYLVVPKVDALQAAYTAVSPAAVLVPSSAEGKEIAARLAVRIKSGIITDAVDLEAGDEGPVATQAAFAASYSTKSRITTGTPVITVKPNSAAVEAAPAAGTVEALSVSFSEQATGTKVVARTPREATGRPELTEAAIVVSGGRGVNGAENFHIIEALADSLGAAVGASRAAVDAGWYPHSNQVGQTGKSVSPQLYIASGISGAIQHRAGMQTSKTIVAINKDAEAPIFDLVDYGVVGDLFDVVPALTEEVKTRKG, encoded by the coding sequence ATGGCTGAAGTTCTCGTCTATGTCGACCACGTGGACGGTGCCGTCCGCAAGCCCACCCTGGAGCTTTTGACGCTGGCCCGCCGCATCGGCGAGCCCGTCGCCCTGGCGCTGGGCAACGGTGCCGCCGAGACCGCCGCGGTGCTTGCCGAGCACGGCGCGGTGAAGGTCCTGACCGCCGATGCGCCGGAGTTCGCCGACTACCTGGTCGTGCCGAAGGTCGATGCCCTGCAGGCCGCCTACACGGCCGTGTCCCCGGCCGCGGTGCTGGTGCCGTCCTCGGCGGAGGGCAAGGAGATCGCCGCGCGTCTGGCGGTGCGGATCAAGTCCGGCATCATCACCGACGCCGTCGACCTCGAGGCGGGCGATGAGGGGCCGGTGGCCACGCAGGCCGCGTTCGCCGCCTCCTACTCCACCAAGTCCCGCATCACCACCGGCACCCCGGTCATCACGGTCAAGCCCAACAGCGCGGCCGTGGAGGCCGCCCCGGCCGCCGGCACGGTCGAGGCGCTGAGCGTGTCGTTCTCCGAGCAGGCGACGGGCACGAAGGTTGTCGCGCGGACGCCGCGTGAGGCGACGGGGCGTCCGGAGCTGACCGAGGCCGCGATCGTGGTCTCCGGTGGCCGTGGTGTCAACGGCGCCGAGAACTTCCACATCATCGAGGCGCTTGCCGACTCGCTGGGTGCGGCGGTGGGTGCCTCGCGTGCCGCGGTGGACGCGGGCTGGTACCCGCACTCCAACCAGGTCGGCCAGACCGGCAAGAGTGTCTCGCCGCAGCTGTACATCGCCTCGGGTATTTCCGGTGCGATCCAGCACCGGGCGGGCATGCAGACCTCGAAGACGATCGTGGCGATCAACAAGGACGCCGAGGCCCCGATCTTCGACCTCGTCGACTACGGCGTGGTCGGCGACCTCTTCGACGTCGTCCCCGCCCTCACCGAAGAGGTCAAGACCCGCAAGGGCTGA
- a CDS encoding electron transfer flavoprotein subunit beta/FixA family protein — protein MSLRIVVTVKYVPDATGDRHFADDLTVDRDDVDGLLSELDEYAVEQALQIADEADDAEITVLTVGPEDAKDALRKALSMGADKAVHVEDDDLHGSDIIGTSLVLAKAIEKAGYDLVISGMASTDGTAGVIPALLAERLGVPQVTLLSEVKVEDGVVTGRRDGDSASEQLEASLPAVVSVTDQSGEARYPSFKGIMAAKKKPVESWDLSDLDLEADQVGLEGAFTTVDSATERPARTAGTIVKDEGEGGKQLAEFLAGQKFI, from the coding sequence GTGAGCTTGAGGATCGTTGTCACCGTGAAGTACGTGCCCGACGCCACTGGCGACCGGCACTTCGCCGATGACTTGACCGTGGACCGGGACGATGTCGATGGTCTGCTGTCGGAGCTCGATGAGTACGCGGTGGAGCAGGCGCTGCAGATCGCGGACGAGGCGGACGATGCGGAGATCACCGTGCTGACGGTGGGTCCGGAGGACGCGAAGGACGCGCTGCGCAAGGCGTTGTCGATGGGTGCGGACAAGGCCGTCCACGTGGAGGACGACGACCTGCACGGCAGCGACATCATCGGTACGTCGCTGGTGCTTGCCAAGGCGATCGAGAAGGCCGGCTACGACCTGGTGATCTCCGGTATGGCCTCCACGGACGGCACGGCCGGTGTCATTCCCGCGCTGCTGGCCGAGCGTCTTGGTGTGCCGCAGGTGACGCTGCTGTCCGAGGTCAAGGTCGAGGACGGTGTGGTCACCGGCCGCCGGGACGGCGACTCCGCATCCGAGCAGCTGGAGGCGTCTCTGCCGGCGGTGGTGTCGGTGACCGACCAGTCGGGCGAGGCGCGTTACCCCTCGTTCAAGGGGATCATGGCGGCGAAGAAGAAGCCGGTCGAGTCCTGGGACCTGTCGGATCTGGACCTGGAGGCCGATCAGGTCGGTCTGGAGGGTGCGTTCACGACGGTGGACTCCGCGACCGAGCGTCCGGCCCGTACGGCGGGCACGATCGTCAAGGACGAGGGCGAGGGCGGCAAGCAGCTGGCCGAGTTCCTCGCGGGCCAGAAGTTCATCTAA
- a CDS encoding TetR family transcriptional regulator: protein MTEVRGPAKKAPMREVLVEAAFELFLERGFERTTVDDIVARAGVGRRSFFRYFPSKEDVVFPDHERCLADMSAFLEDHDDGDDPVGAVCDAARLVLRMYAANPEFSVQRYRLTREVPGLRTYELSVVRRYERKLAGYLERRCAETPDGALRAEVIAASVVAAHNNGLRSWLRSGGDGDAEASVDHALGLVREMWGNAQAGRSAGGASEDEVIVMVAPKGAPMWRVVQRIESAFGEGRAGAEGA from the coding sequence ATGACTGAGGTGCGCGGACCAGCCAAGAAGGCCCCCATGCGAGAGGTGCTCGTCGAGGCGGCCTTCGAGCTCTTTCTCGAGCGGGGCTTCGAGCGGACCACGGTCGACGACATCGTCGCTCGGGCGGGCGTAGGACGCCGGTCGTTCTTCCGGTACTTCCCGTCGAAGGAGGACGTGGTCTTCCCCGACCACGAGCGCTGCCTTGCCGATATGTCGGCGTTCCTCGAAGATCATGACGACGGCGACGATCCCGTGGGTGCGGTGTGCGACGCGGCCCGTCTCGTGCTGCGCATGTACGCCGCGAACCCCGAGTTCTCCGTGCAGCGTTACCGCCTCACGCGCGAGGTGCCCGGCCTGCGTACGTATGAACTCTCCGTGGTGCGCCGCTACGAGCGCAAGCTCGCCGGATATCTGGAACGGCGCTGTGCGGAGACCCCCGACGGCGCCCTTCGCGCCGAGGTGATCGCGGCCTCCGTGGTCGCCGCGCACAACAACGGCCTGCGCTCCTGGCTGCGTTCGGGGGGCGACGGTGACGCCGAGGCCTCGGTGGACCACGCGCTGGGACTCGTACGGGAGATGTGGGGGAACGCGCAGGCCGGGCGGTCCGCCGGTGGTGCGTCCGAGGACGAGGTGATCGTGATGGTGGCCCCGAAGGGTGCCCCGATGTGGCGGGTCGTGCAGCGCATCGAGTCGGCTTTCGGGGAGGGGCGAGCGGGCGCCGAAGGGGCGTGA